From a region of the Streptacidiphilus albus JL83 genome:
- a CDS encoding AfsR/SARP family transcriptional regulator: MRQIECARTRDRHDATVGDRNAAGPELRSVRLRSVRLRFRLAVTGIGEPHGASTPGGGRQLRLCLLGPVQAWLGETELDLGPPQQRAMLAALALRARRIVSVDELIDALWEEPPARAVTVVRTYVSRLRRVLETDRAHPTVLVSSGSGYVLRLAAESVDVEVFETWVAAAGRARTLGDTPGAVELLKEACELWNGEPLAGLPGPFAQAHRARLVERRLAAVQTWLATELEAGRHAGVIGELTVWVNQHPLLEPMRELLMLALWRSGRQAEALGVFADGRRALMEQLGVDPGPRLRELHQGILSGDPKLAAPAVLPVPACGARVGPPGSSWFPPAQLPADIADYTGRDVLGRAMCADLTADGPAMPVVGVSGMGGVGKSTLAVHVAHAVCDRYPDGQLYINLRGASAFPADPGEVLAAFLGALGVADAAIPQGTAERAALFRSRVAGLRVLILLDDARDGSQIGPLLPGSRSCAVLVTSRAYLAGTPMTRQVGLEPLTLEESVRLFAAIAGESRVAAEPDAAHRLAEACGFLPLAVRTAASRLAARPAWHLSHMVARLASERRRLAELETGELAVAASFRLSYDQLDREAARAFRLLALPDGPGISSAAAAVLLALPEQVAERLAESLTDLGLLSCPYPGRYQYHDLLRLFARQLVQEEDGAVAERAAVERLLRHYLATVAGLYRVVRPGYPFPDLVASEVAERRFDGPVDGLRWARQEIPAVLAVAEQVSRDPDGPLAVAADLTLVLIQLIDLGMAVQELCDLAGRIAEATRAAGLPRSEARARYTLLWAQRELQRNRQAHAEATRVIALARQTGQAALLPPALIALALSSIGHCAAEEVAAWCDEAVSRTVELGNRSSHAFVEGMAALADVAIGRPESARRRAERSLATFEELGDFVGQVHMLYARATALHGLGLFEAACEDYQECLGALRTLGSWDRMPGVLVGLAESCRAAGRPTEALEAAEQALAIAQEVGLEHRRANALTALGHALCDLGQDDRGRACLAEAQAEFERLATLGG, translated from the coding sequence GTGCGGCAGATCGAATGCGCGAGGACACGTGACCGACACGACGCCACCGTCGGTGACCGGAATGCGGCGGGCCCGGAGCTGCGGTCCGTCCGGCTGCGGTCCGTCCGGCTGCGCTTCCGTCTGGCGGTGACGGGCATCGGAGAGCCCCACGGTGCGTCGACCCCGGGTGGCGGGAGACAGCTGCGCCTCTGCCTGCTCGGGCCGGTGCAGGCTTGGCTGGGAGAGACCGAGCTCGATCTCGGTCCCCCCCAGCAGCGGGCGATGCTTGCTGCGTTGGCGCTCCGGGCGCGCCGGATCGTCTCCGTCGACGAGCTCATCGACGCCCTGTGGGAAGAGCCTCCGGCCCGCGCCGTCACCGTCGTGCGCACCTACGTCTCGCGGCTGCGGCGCGTGCTGGAGACGGACCGGGCGCATCCGACGGTTCTGGTGTCCTCGGGCAGCGGCTACGTGTTGCGGCTGGCCGCGGAATCCGTGGACGTCGAAGTGTTCGAGACCTGGGTCGCGGCGGCAGGCCGGGCCCGCACCCTGGGTGACACCCCCGGTGCGGTCGAGCTGCTCAAGGAGGCGTGCGAGCTGTGGAACGGCGAGCCGCTGGCCGGGCTGCCGGGGCCCTTCGCCCAGGCGCATCGGGCCCGGCTGGTCGAACGGCGACTGGCTGCCGTCCAGACGTGGTTGGCGACGGAGCTGGAGGCGGGGAGGCACGCAGGTGTCATCGGTGAGCTGACCGTCTGGGTGAACCAGCATCCCCTGCTGGAGCCGATGCGGGAGCTGCTGATGCTGGCGCTGTGGCGCAGCGGACGGCAGGCCGAGGCGCTGGGGGTGTTCGCCGACGGCCGTCGCGCGCTCATGGAGCAGCTGGGCGTCGACCCGGGGCCACGCCTGCGCGAGCTCCATCAGGGAATACTGTCGGGCGATCCGAAGCTGGCCGCGCCGGCCGTGCTGCCGGTGCCGGCCTGCGGCGCAAGGGTCGGGCCGCCCGGTTCCTCCTGGTTCCCTCCGGCGCAGTTGCCCGCCGACATCGCCGACTACACCGGCCGGGACGTGCTCGGCCGGGCCATGTGCGCCGACCTGACCGCTGATGGCCCGGCCATGCCGGTGGTGGGGGTGTCCGGCATGGGCGGGGTGGGCAAGTCCACGCTCGCCGTGCATGTCGCCCATGCCGTGTGCGACCGGTACCCCGACGGTCAGCTGTACATCAACCTCCGCGGGGCCAGTGCCTTTCCGGCCGACCCCGGCGAGGTGCTGGCCGCCTTCCTCGGCGCGCTGGGCGTGGCCGACGCAGCGATCCCCCAGGGGACCGCGGAACGAGCCGCGTTGTTCCGGTCCCGGGTGGCGGGCCTGCGGGTGCTGATACTGCTGGACGACGCCCGCGACGGCTCCCAGATCGGGCCGCTCCTGCCCGGCAGCCGGTCGTGCGCGGTGCTGGTGACCAGCAGGGCATATCTGGCGGGGACGCCGATGACGCGGCAGGTGGGCCTGGAGCCGCTGACCTTGGAGGAGTCGGTGCGGCTGTTCGCGGCGATCGCCGGGGAGTCACGGGTGGCCGCCGAGCCCGATGCGGCCCACCGGCTGGCGGAGGCCTGCGGCTTCCTGCCGCTGGCGGTGCGGACCGCGGCATCCCGCCTGGCTGCCCGCCCGGCCTGGCACCTGTCGCACATGGTTGCCCGCCTGGCCTCCGAACGCCGGCGTCTGGCCGAACTGGAGACCGGTGAGCTGGCTGTCGCCGCGTCGTTCCGGCTCAGCTACGACCAGCTCGACCGCGAGGCCGCCCGCGCGTTCCGGCTGCTGGCGCTGCCGGACGGCCCGGGCATATCGTCGGCGGCCGCCGCAGTGCTGCTGGCGCTGCCGGAGCAGGTGGCCGAACGGCTGGCCGAGTCACTGACCGATCTGGGACTGCTGTCCTGCCCGTACCCGGGCCGCTACCAGTACCACGACCTGCTGCGGCTGTTCGCGCGCCAACTGGTCCAGGAGGAGGACGGCGCCGTCGCCGAGCGGGCCGCCGTCGAGCGGTTGCTGCGGCACTACCTGGCGACCGTGGCCGGCCTGTACCGAGTGGTCAGGCCCGGCTACCCCTTCCCCGACCTGGTGGCGTCGGAGGTCGCCGAGCGGAGGTTCGACGGACCGGTCGACGGACTGCGCTGGGCCAGGCAGGAGATCCCCGCCGTCCTGGCGGTGGCCGAGCAGGTCTCCCGCGACCCTGACGGTCCGTTGGCGGTGGCCGCGGATCTGACGCTGGTGCTGATCCAACTGATCGACCTGGGCATGGCCGTGCAGGAGCTGTGCGACCTGGCCGGGCGCATCGCCGAGGCCACCCGCGCGGCCGGCCTGCCGCGGAGCGAGGCGCGTGCCCGCTACACGCTGCTCTGGGCCCAGCGGGAGTTGCAGCGCAATCGGCAGGCCCACGCCGAAGCGACCCGGGTGATCGCGTTGGCGCGGCAGACCGGGCAGGCCGCCCTGCTGCCCCCCGCACTGATCGCACTCGCGCTGAGCAGCATCGGCCACTGCGCTGCGGAGGAGGTCGCTGCCTGGTGCGACGAGGCCGTCAGCCGGACCGTGGAACTGGGGAACCGGTCCTCGCACGCCTTCGTCGAGGGGATGGCTGCCCTGGCCGATGTCGCCATCGGCCGGCCGGAGTCGGCGCGCCGCCGGGCCGAGCGCAGTCTGGCGACCTTCGAGGAACTCGGCGACTTCGTCGGTCAGGTCCACATGCTCTACGCCCGGGCGACGGCGCTGCACGGACTGGGCCTGTTCGAGGCGGCCTGCGAGGACTACCAGGAGTGTCTCGGCGCCCTGCGCACGCTCGGCTCCTGGGACCGGATGCCGGGTGTGCTCGTGGGACTGGCCGAGTCCTGCCGGGCCGCCGGACGGCCGACCGAGGCGTTGGAGGCGGCCGAACAGGCGTTGGCGATCGCCCAGGAGGTCGGTCTGGAACACCGCAGGGCCAACGCGCTGACCGCCCTCGGTCATGCCCTGTGCGACCTCGGGCAGGACGACCGCGGCCGGGCCTGCCTGGCTGAGGCACAGGCCGAGTTCGAACGACTCGCCACGCTGGGTGGGTGA
- a CDS encoding helix-turn-helix transcriptional regulator, producing the protein MPQQADDVRTTRSIPVAIHAPDPLSRAGVVSYLRPCPEISLVDGNQQTGAGVALLIADTFDQTALTRLSQLVRGERTRVVLVLERIQEPELLNVVSLGVTTILWRREVTGERLRQAVLTADRGHGDLPPDLLGKLIGCMGRHRWGEGPAQESTSADFGLEPREVDVLRLVADGMDTGEIAVKLLYSERTIKNILHTVTTRFKLRNRAHAVAYALREGYI; encoded by the coding sequence GTGCCGCAGCAGGCCGACGACGTTCGTACGACCCGATCGATCCCGGTGGCCATTCATGCCCCGGACCCGCTCTCCCGGGCCGGCGTGGTGAGCTACCTCCGGCCGTGTCCGGAGATATCGCTCGTGGACGGCAACCAGCAGACCGGAGCCGGGGTGGCGCTGCTGATCGCCGACACCTTCGACCAGACGGCCCTGACGAGGCTGTCCCAACTCGTTCGGGGCGAGAGGACGCGCGTGGTGCTGGTCCTGGAGCGGATCCAGGAGCCGGAGCTGCTCAATGTCGTCTCGCTCGGTGTGACCACGATCCTGTGGCGCCGCGAGGTGACGGGGGAGCGCTTGCGCCAAGCCGTCCTCACCGCCGACCGGGGACACGGCGACCTTCCCCCCGACCTGCTGGGGAAACTGATCGGATGCATGGGCCGCCACCGGTGGGGCGAAGGCCCGGCGCAGGAGAGTACCTCCGCCGACTTCGGCCTGGAGCCGCGCGAGGTCGACGTACTGCGGCTGGTGGCCGACGGTATGGACACCGGGGAGATAGCGGTCAAGCTCCTGTACTCGGAGCGGACGATCAAGAACATCCTGCACACCGTGACGACACGGTTCAAGTTGCGCAACCGTGCCCATGCGGTGGCCTACGCACTGCGCGAGGGCTACATCTAG
- a CDS encoding VOC family protein — protein sequence MSTPVHLSIAALSINCADPVALADFWARVLGRPVNPGATPAYAAIDATDPAGGPKITLHHDPELKPVRNRLRLALRTDRFETESLRLIGLGAESLGDFEKPSLRWTTFADPEGNEFDLVTSQPA from the coding sequence ATGAGCACTCCGGTGCACCTGAGCATCGCGGCTCTGAGCATCAACTGCGCCGACCCCGTCGCCCTGGCGGACTTCTGGGCACGAGTCCTCGGCCGGCCGGTCAACCCGGGCGCGACCCCCGCATACGCGGCGATCGACGCCACCGACCCCGCCGGCGGGCCGAAGATCACCCTCCACCATGACCCGGAGCTCAAGCCCGTCAGGAATCGGCTGCGCCTGGCCCTGCGCACCGACCGGTTCGAGACCGAGTCGCTGCGGCTGATCGGCCTCGGCGCCGAGTCCCTGGGCGACTTCGAGAAGCCCTCGTTGCGGTGGACCACGTTCGCAGACCCGGAGGGCAACGAATTCGACCTGGTGACATCGCAGCCTGCGTAG
- a CDS encoding VOC family protein: MTIRLQALTFDCADAAALGGFWAQALGRELDPGAVEEFASIGLQDPGRPEPHWFFAQVPEGRSAKNRVHPDLVAPDLEAEVERLVGLGATWKADLKSGSVRWTTLLDPEGNEFDVAAEAA; the protein is encoded by the coding sequence ATGACGATCCGTCTGCAGGCATTGACCTTCGACTGCGCGGACGCCGCCGCGCTCGGCGGATTCTGGGCCCAGGCACTCGGCCGGGAGTTGGATCCCGGCGCCGTCGAGGAATTCGCCTCCATCGGGCTGCAGGACCCCGGCCGACCCGAGCCGCACTGGTTCTTCGCGCAGGTTCCCGAGGGCAGGTCCGCGAAGAACCGGGTGCACCCCGACCTGGTGGCCCCGGACCTCGAGGCGGAGGTCGAGCGGCTGGTCGGCCTCGGCGCGACCTGGAAGGCGGACCTCAAGTCGGGCAGCGTGCGCTGGACCACGCTGCTGGATCCGGAGGGCAACGAATTCGACGTGGCCGCCGAGGCGGCGTGA
- a CDS encoding MerR family transcriptional regulator encodes MAALLSIGEFSRMTHVSVKALRHYHDLGLLCPARIDPGSGYRFYATAQAPTAQLIRRFRDLGMPLDQVKVVLTATDPTVREEVIAGHLRSMERQLEQTRTAVASLRQLLEGGGSPALDVAFRTLAGASALLVSARVAWDEAFQWLPDTLADLRRELGSDSDLRAGPDGAVYSAEFFESHIGEVTAFIPLSASAGHSCPIGAEGPVAVAVHRGSLGELDRTYTALGSFVAERGLGSRERTAIRENYLVSRFDTDDEQALVTELCWPVLSTRGQKES; translated from the coding sequence GTGGCTGCTTTGCTGAGCATCGGGGAGTTCTCCCGGATGACCCATGTCAGTGTCAAGGCCCTTCGTCACTACCACGATCTGGGCCTGCTGTGCCCCGCGCGGATCGACCCGGGCAGTGGATACCGGTTCTATGCCACGGCCCAGGCCCCTACGGCCCAGCTCATCCGGCGCTTCCGGGATCTCGGGATGCCGCTGGACCAGGTCAAGGTCGTGCTGACCGCGACCGATCCGACGGTGCGCGAGGAGGTCATCGCCGGTCACCTACGCAGCATGGAGCGCCAACTGGAGCAGACCAGAACAGCGGTGGCCTCGCTGCGGCAACTGCTGGAAGGCGGTGGATCACCCGCGCTGGACGTCGCCTTCCGCACCCTGGCCGGCGCCTCGGCCCTCCTGGTCAGCGCGCGGGTGGCCTGGGACGAGGCCTTCCAGTGGCTGCCCGACACGCTCGCGGACCTACGCCGGGAACTCGGCTCGGACAGCGATCTGCGCGCCGGCCCGGACGGCGCGGTCTACAGCGCGGAGTTCTTCGAATCGCACATCGGCGAGGTCACCGCCTTCATTCCACTGAGCGCGTCCGCCGGTCACAGCTGTCCGATCGGGGCCGAGGGGCCGGTTGCGGTGGCAGTGCATCGCGGCTCGCTCGGCGAACTCGACCGGACCTACACCGCACTGGGCAGTTTCGTCGCCGAACGAGGGCTGGGCTCGCGCGAACGCACGGCGATCCGGGAGAACTACCTGGTGAGCCGGTTTGACACCGATGACGAACAGGCACTGGTCACTGAGCTGTGCTGGCCGGTGCTCTCCACGAGAGGACAAAAGGAATCATGA
- a CDS encoding nuclear transport factor 2 family protein gives MRQPTRRAVLGAAGAIAAATALAGASSPALAAAPGTPPVVPLPDPPQDVTHATPLLVRRVNSLFRDKTARDVDSFMSHFSPNSLYYTDATLGWYVPGRAALEAVFAQYMPTWPDTARSYATRIIGDENSAIVEFTDSPELFGHEIRAIAAVDFRDGLIVREVDYWDGRHFGIAAVNALRTPDARFPTTYGEEYVAERSSPALRPVLDRLCAALATGDTTGLFAEDAVFEDLALHTEFTGALAVDAYVGRAYTRLPYGVGATVRRTLGSGRGGGYEWIGNGFLGSHGIIAVELDPADRITRFTATWDASRLDDATMAALLADTLEH, from the coding sequence ATGCGCCAGCCCACCCGTCGTGCCGTACTGGGAGCAGCGGGGGCGATCGCCGCCGCCACGGCTCTTGCCGGCGCGTCGAGCCCTGCCCTTGCCGCGGCCCCGGGCACGCCGCCCGTGGTCCCCCTCCCGGATCCACCGCAGGACGTCACGCATGCGACGCCCCTGCTCGTGCGGCGGGTCAACAGCCTGTTCCGGGACAAGACGGCCCGCGACGTCGACAGCTTCATGTCGCACTTCTCGCCGAACTCGCTGTACTACACGGACGCCACCCTGGGCTGGTACGTGCCGGGTCGGGCAGCACTGGAGGCGGTCTTCGCGCAGTACATGCCGACGTGGCCCGACACCGCGCGTTCCTACGCCACCCGGATCATCGGGGACGAGAACAGTGCGATCGTCGAGTTCACCGACTCGCCGGAGCTGTTCGGCCACGAGATACGGGCGATCGCCGCCGTCGACTTCCGGGACGGCCTGATCGTGCGCGAGGTCGACTACTGGGACGGGCGTCATTTCGGCATCGCTGCCGTCAATGCGCTGCGCACCCCGGACGCCCGGTTCCCGACGACCTATGGCGAGGAGTACGTCGCCGAGCGTTCCTCGCCGGCTCTGCGCCCGGTACTCGACCGCCTCTGCGCGGCGCTCGCCACCGGTGACACCACGGGGCTGTTCGCCGAGGACGCCGTCTTCGAGGACCTCGCGCTGCACACCGAGTTCACCGGCGCTCTGGCCGTCGATGCCTACGTCGGCCGGGCATACACCCGTCTGCCCTACGGCGTCGGCGCCACCGTGCGCCGCACCCTGGGCAGCGGCCGGGGAGGCGGCTACGAGTGGATCGGCAACGGATTCCTCGGCAGTCACGGGATCATCGCGGTCGAACTCGACCCGGCCGACCGCATCACCCGGTTCACCGCGACCTGGGACGCGTCCCGACTCGACGACGCCACCATGGCCGCGCTGCTCGCAGACACCCTCGAACACTGA
- a CDS encoding STAS domain-containing protein — protein sequence MDPPTRPDPLSVGSSPTSCTHNHRPWDNAPLERFQDACVSYFDRDEAHVVILRGVLDWRAEAFVGTLIDDARATGRPLVVDLSAVTHLHVDVLAQLLAARHHPGISLLSPLPDAFLKIADSTGTTGSFTTHPDLAHALGAAAELPTAP from the coding sequence ATGGATCCGCCCACCCGTCCTGACCCGCTGTCGGTGGGCTCCTCCCCCACCTCCTGCACCCATAACCACCGGCCCTGGGACAACGCCCCCCTGGAGCGCTTCCAGGACGCCTGCGTCAGCTACTTCGACCGGGACGAGGCGCACGTGGTCATCCTCCGCGGTGTCCTCGACTGGCGGGCCGAAGCCTTCGTCGGCACCCTGATCGACGACGCGCGTGCCACTGGGCGCCCGCTGGTGGTGGACCTCTCCGCCGTCACCCACCTGCACGTCGATGTCCTGGCCCAACTCCTGGCCGCGCGACACCACCCCGGGATCAGCCTGCTCAGCCCGCTCCCCGACGCCTTCCTGAAGATCGCAGACTCGACCGGCACCACCGGATCCTTCACCACCCATCCGGACCTGGCCCACGCACTGGGCGCCGCGGCAGAGCTCCCCACCGCTCCGTAG
- a CDS encoding ATP-binding protein produces MVQRVEEPSGLPVRSQSWELTGLRRALGPARDHARQFLEAGSDDLAEDLLQDALVVVAELVSNAIRHAPGPCVLTLSQDGGRLLVSVRDGSASSPAPRPPDLSAGGGGFGWHLVQRLSERVEVYTHGESGKTVTATLVLVGGVKRCEV; encoded by the coding sequence GTGGTGCAGCGGGTGGAGGAACCGTCGGGCCTGCCCGTGCGCTCACAGAGCTGGGAGCTCACCGGCCTGAGGAGAGCCCTGGGACCGGCCCGTGACCACGCCCGACAGTTCCTGGAGGCCGGGTCGGACGACCTTGCGGAGGATCTGCTGCAGGACGCGCTGGTGGTGGTCGCCGAACTGGTCTCCAATGCGATCCGTCACGCCCCCGGCCCCTGTGTCCTCACTCTCTCCCAGGACGGTGGCCGGCTGCTGGTCTCGGTCCGTGACGGCAGCGCCAGCAGCCCGGCCCCGCGCCCGCCGGACCTGTCGGCCGGCGGGGGAGGGTTCGGCTGGCACCTGGTCCAGCGCCTGTCCGAACGGGTCGAGGTGTACACGCACGGCGAGAGCGGCAAGACGGTGACGGCGACCCTGGTCCTGGTCGGCGGCGTGAAAAGATGCGAAGTATGA
- a CDS encoding STAS domain-containing protein encodes MMPLTLLLRTTADGLLVEVGGALDFETAQDFHDLLPTLALLPGQQLSLDLGAVEFFDSSGVRALLAARSRAIGEQADLALLAVPGHVARVLDALGLQGSFSTDRLPPPAG; translated from the coding sequence ATGATGCCGCTGACGCTCCTGTTGCGCACCACCGCCGACGGGCTGCTGGTCGAGGTCGGCGGGGCACTGGACTTCGAGACCGCGCAGGACTTCCACGACCTCCTGCCGACGTTGGCGCTGCTCCCGGGGCAGCAGCTGAGCCTGGACCTGGGAGCGGTCGAGTTCTTCGACTCCAGCGGGGTGCGCGCCCTCCTCGCCGCCCGCAGTCGGGCCATCGGTGAGCAGGCGGACCTGGCGCTGTTGGCGGTTCCGGGTCACGTCGCCCGAGTCCTTGACGCCCTGGGCCTGCAGGGGAGCTTCAGCACCGACCGCCTCCCGCCTCCGGCGGGTTGA
- a CDS encoding PP2C family protein-serine/threonine phosphatase, with product MTSSPPAPTNPAPPASTASGRTPRPAVGAPLLRALVDAAAPVLVLAGDPVRVRLHNKAAEALFPALGESDAFTVDVVAPWLVQAQEQGVDALDGSVGGRMFRATAQPLPGECTGWLLTDVTAEHAALQRLSDERIRTQFLVRASARLLASLNQRRCLRVTAELAAEQLADAAVVVTPARGRRVAVTRMVRGRQIEELTIGVDVDGVPGLSDALDGFPPVPSRWVDPDLAPAWLVPEGFGELGSLVVTPLPGSGASVGALILLRRVGSPGFDEEEELFARIFAARAGAAISAAVLYAERTETTDILQRALIPPPIDRLDGIDLASSYRPARAADLIGGDFYDVHPPLPTPGEDDGPGETLLMLGDVCGKGPGAAILTGKIRNTLAALRRLEPRHGHLLELLNATLLDDRDARFVTLVLAGVTPTDNGRLELRLTSAGHPAPLIVRVDGSVDQAATRGTLIGALPDITSTTWTTVLEPGEMCLLFSDGVTEARGGPSGREMFEDQRLRDTLAECAGMPVEALVERVELVTSQWLGGGEHDDIALLALGAPRRGSHLTMVNGHGRGRYTG from the coding sequence ATGACCTCCTCTCCGCCCGCACCCACCAACCCAGCACCGCCGGCTTCGACCGCGTCCGGACGGACGCCGCGGCCGGCTGTCGGGGCGCCGCTGCTGCGCGCTCTGGTCGACGCGGCAGCGCCGGTGCTGGTCCTGGCCGGGGACCCGGTTCGGGTGCGTCTGCACAACAAGGCCGCGGAAGCGCTCTTTCCGGCCCTGGGCGAGAGCGACGCCTTCACCGTCGACGTGGTCGCCCCCTGGCTGGTGCAGGCGCAGGAGCAGGGCGTGGATGCACTGGACGGTTCGGTGGGCGGCCGGATGTTCCGGGCCACCGCGCAGCCACTGCCGGGGGAGTGCACCGGCTGGCTGCTGACCGATGTCACCGCGGAACACGCTGCTCTGCAGCGCCTGAGCGACGAACGGATCCGCACCCAGTTCCTGGTGCGCGCCTCGGCCCGGCTGCTGGCCTCGCTGAACCAGCGGCGCTGCCTGCGGGTGACCGCGGAACTCGCCGCTGAGCAACTGGCCGACGCAGCGGTGGTGGTCACCCCCGCCCGTGGGCGCCGCGTCGCAGTGACCCGGATGGTGAGGGGTCGGCAGATCGAGGAACTGACCATCGGCGTGGACGTCGACGGGGTACCGGGGCTCAGCGACGCACTCGACGGATTCCCGCCGGTGCCCTCGCGTTGGGTCGACCCCGACCTCGCCCCGGCCTGGCTCGTCCCCGAGGGCTTCGGCGAACTCGGATCCCTGGTCGTCACCCCGCTTCCGGGCAGCGGCGCGTCGGTCGGGGCACTGATCCTGCTGCGACGCGTGGGGAGTCCGGGATTCGACGAGGAGGAGGAGCTCTTCGCACGGATCTTCGCCGCCCGGGCCGGCGCCGCGATCTCGGCCGCCGTCCTGTACGCGGAGCGCACCGAGACCACCGACATCCTGCAGCGCGCCCTGATTCCCCCGCCCATCGACCGCCTCGACGGCATCGACCTGGCCAGCTCCTACCGCCCCGCCCGCGCCGCCGACCTGATCGGCGGTGACTTCTACGACGTCCACCCGCCCCTGCCCACCCCGGGCGAGGACGACGGGCCGGGCGAGACGCTGCTGATGCTCGGGGACGTGTGCGGCAAGGGCCCCGGTGCCGCGATCCTGACCGGGAAGATCCGCAACACCCTGGCCGCGCTGCGTCGCCTCGAACCGCGCCACGGCCACCTGCTGGAACTGCTGAACGCCACCCTCCTGGACGACAGGGACGCCCGCTTCGTCACCCTGGTACTGGCCGGAGTCACCCCGACGGACAACGGACGCCTGGAACTGAGGCTGACCTCCGCCGGGCATCCCGCCCCACTGATCGTCCGCGTGGACGGCAGCGTGGACCAGGCCGCCACCCGCGGCACCCTGATCGGCGCGCTGCCCGACATCACCTCCACCACCTGGACCACGGTGCTGGAGCCGGGGGAGATGTGCCTGCTGTTCTCCGACGGCGTCACCGAGGCCCGGGGCGGCCCCAGCGGCCGTGAGATGTTCGAGGACCAGCGCCTGCGCGACACCCTGGCCGAGTGCGCCGGGATGCCGGTGGAGGCGCTGGTGGAGCGGGTGGAACTGGTCACCTCGCAGTGGCTGGGCGGTGGCGAGCACGACGACATCGCCCTGCTGGCCCTGGGCGCACCGCGCCGCGGATCGCATCTGACGATGGTGAACGGCCACGGACGGGGCAGGTACACCGGATGA
- a CDS encoding cobalamin B12-binding domain-containing protein, whose protein sequence is MTDQADTIDARTAAAWHQDFFAALADMDEYRATDIVLRARDSGLSTQRILLEVIAPAQALVGEEWAAARFTVAREHAATAISDRAIAALSHPTTSGRSIRGRVTVACVDGEWHALPARLVAETLQLRGWQVDFLGAHVPTPHLIAHLHANGPDAVALSCSLATRLPAAHATIAACQAAGVPVLVGGAAFGPDGRYARLLGADAWAPDADSAVARLEDPEAMTPTYRDPGDPLSALPHLADQEYTLLRRSRRQLVEQTMTGLQKRVPAMSAYTEAQREHTREDIGHIVDFLIAAVYIDRAQVLADFLEWTSGILQARNVPARTLLSALDVIATQLHDFPRALATIDTGRSAVTRATRPAHSRTTEDRV, encoded by the coding sequence GTGACTGATCAGGCAGACACGATCGACGCCCGAACCGCCGCCGCCTGGCACCAGGACTTCTTCGCCGCACTGGCCGACATGGACGAGTACCGGGCCACCGACATCGTCCTGCGAGCCCGGGACAGCGGCCTGAGCACCCAGCGGATCCTGCTGGAGGTCATCGCCCCGGCTCAGGCCCTGGTCGGTGAGGAGTGGGCAGCGGCGCGGTTCACCGTGGCCCGGGAGCACGCCGCGACCGCCATCAGCGACCGTGCCATCGCCGCCCTCTCGCACCCCACGACCAGCGGCCGCAGCATCCGCGGGCGGGTCACCGTCGCCTGCGTGGACGGCGAATGGCACGCCCTGCCGGCCCGCCTGGTCGCCGAGACGCTGCAACTGCGCGGCTGGCAGGTCGACTTCCTCGGCGCCCACGTGCCCACTCCGCACCTGATCGCACACCTGCACGCCAACGGTCCCGACGCCGTCGCACTGTCCTGCTCACTCGCCACCCGCCTGCCCGCGGCCCACGCCACCATCGCCGCCTGTCAGGCCGCCGGCGTCCCGGTGCTGGTCGGCGGCGCAGCCTTCGGCCCCGACGGGCGCTACGCACGGCTGCTGGGCGCCGACGCCTGGGCGCCGGACGCCGACAGCGCGGTGGCCCGGCTGGAGGATCCGGAGGCGATGACGCCGACGTACCGGGACCCGGGCGACCCCCTCAGCGCGCTGCCGCACCTGGCCGACCAGGAGTACACCCTCCTGCGCCGTAGTCGGCGGCAGCTCGTCGAGCAGACCATGACCGGACTGCAGAAACGCGTGCCCGCGATGAGCGCCTACACCGAAGCGCAGCGTGAGCACACCCGCGAGGACATCGGCCACATCGTCGACTTCCTCATCGCCGCCGTGTACATCGACCGGGCCCAGGTGCTGGCCGATTTTCTGGAGTGGACCTCCGGCATCCTGCAGGCCCGCAACGTCCCCGCCCGCACGCTGCTGTCCGCCCTGGACGTCATCGCCACCCAACTGCACGATTTCCCGCGTGCGCTGGCCACCATCGACACCGGCCGATCCGCGGTGACCCGAGCCACCAGACCCGCGCACAGCCGTACGACCGAGGACCGTGTATGA